A DNA window from Ostrea edulis chromosome 5, xbOstEdul1.1, whole genome shotgun sequence contains the following coding sequences:
- the LOC125652910 gene encoding dual specificity protein phosphatase 12-like isoform X1, which yields MAHCYTYRWNTWSAQSLTIVARELIELLNCPGNDRMAGSRDSDISHVVDNIYIGPERAVHRTDELKQNNVTHILSINNVPLHRSVTEKYNYKFVYGMDLEFTDLLSHFEECFHFIEDASDTGGSVLVHCMMGCSRSATIVIAYLMNKNKATYEESLELVKGRRPMVCPNEGFVSQLLLFEEMGCVIDRTHEKYRQYKLKQLATKLQGSTPEERSKLQLDYFETAEEMKKDAVVFKCRKCRHSLFKQSGILKHTVGDGEVAFDWRGKVSSAKVERADDQEEKLCDLSYFIEPVRWMAKSVQELEGKLNCPKCSCKIGSFIWYGERCPCGAWVAPAFHIQTAKVDMCKPRIVPTR from the exons AT GGCACATTGCTACACATATCGCTGGAACACTTGGTCAGCCCAGTCTCTCACTATAGTGGCCAGAGAGCTGATAGAGCTTTTGAACTGCCCTGGAAATGACAG AATGGCGGGATCCAGGGATTCAGATATTAGTCATGTAGTGGACAACATTTACATCGGACCAGAGCGAGCTGTACACAGAACGGACGAACTGAAACAAAACAATGTTACCCACATCCTATCCATCAACAATGTCCCCTTACACAGAAGTGTCACGGAGAAATACAATTATAAATTTGTGTACGGCATGGACCTAGAATTTACTGATCTTCTCAGCCATTTTGAGGAATGTTTCCATTTCATAGAGGATGCCTCAGATACTGGAGGAAGTGTTCTGGTCCATTGCATGATGGGATGTTCTAGAAGTGCCACCATAGTGATAGCTTATTTAATGAATAAGAACAAAGCTACCTATGAGGAGTCATTAGAACTGGTGAAGGGTAGAAGACCAATGGTATGTCCTAACGAGGGGTTTGTTTCTCAACTGCTTTTGTTTGAAGAAATGGGTTGTGTAATAGATAGAACCCATGAGAAGTACAGACAATACAAGCTAAAGCAACTGGCCACAAAACTACAGGGATCAACTCCAGAGGAACGATCCAAGCTACAGTTGGATTACTTTGAAACAGCtgaagaaatgaaaaaagaCGCTGTGGTGTTTAAGTGTCGTAAGTGCAGACATTCCCTGTTTAAGCAGTCGGGGATTCTGAAACACACAGTTGGTGATGGAGAGGTGGCATTTGACTGGAGAGGGAAAGTGTCTTCTGCAAAAGTAGAAAGAGCTGACGACCAAGAAGAGAAATTGTGTGATTTGTCGTACTTCATTGAGCCAGTTAGATGGATGGCTAAATCCGTCCAGGAGCTGGAAGGAAAGCTGAACTGTCCTAAGTGTAGTTGTAAGATTGGCTCCTTTATCTGGTATGGGGAGAGGTGTCCGTGTGGGGCATGGGTTGCTCCTGCCTTCCACATCCAGACTGCCAAAGTGGATATGTGTAAACCTAGAATTGTTCCTACCAGATGA
- the LOC125652910 gene encoding dual specificity protein phosphatase 12-like isoform X2 — translation MAGSRDSDISHVVDNIYIGPERAVHRTDELKQNNVTHILSINNVPLHRSVTEKYNYKFVYGMDLEFTDLLSHFEECFHFIEDASDTGGSVLVHCMMGCSRSATIVIAYLMNKNKATYEESLELVKGRRPMVCPNEGFVSQLLLFEEMGCVIDRTHEKYRQYKLKQLATKLQGSTPEERSKLQLDYFETAEEMKKDAVVFKCRKCRHSLFKQSGILKHTVGDGEVAFDWRGKVSSAKVERADDQEEKLCDLSYFIEPVRWMAKSVQELEGKLNCPKCSCKIGSFIWYGERCPCGAWVAPAFHIQTAKVDMCKPRIVPTR, via the coding sequence ATGGCGGGATCCAGGGATTCAGATATTAGTCATGTAGTGGACAACATTTACATCGGACCAGAGCGAGCTGTACACAGAACGGACGAACTGAAACAAAACAATGTTACCCACATCCTATCCATCAACAATGTCCCCTTACACAGAAGTGTCACGGAGAAATACAATTATAAATTTGTGTACGGCATGGACCTAGAATTTACTGATCTTCTCAGCCATTTTGAGGAATGTTTCCATTTCATAGAGGATGCCTCAGATACTGGAGGAAGTGTTCTGGTCCATTGCATGATGGGATGTTCTAGAAGTGCCACCATAGTGATAGCTTATTTAATGAATAAGAACAAAGCTACCTATGAGGAGTCATTAGAACTGGTGAAGGGTAGAAGACCAATGGTATGTCCTAACGAGGGGTTTGTTTCTCAACTGCTTTTGTTTGAAGAAATGGGTTGTGTAATAGATAGAACCCATGAGAAGTACAGACAATACAAGCTAAAGCAACTGGCCACAAAACTACAGGGATCAACTCCAGAGGAACGATCCAAGCTACAGTTGGATTACTTTGAAACAGCtgaagaaatgaaaaaagaCGCTGTGGTGTTTAAGTGTCGTAAGTGCAGACATTCCCTGTTTAAGCAGTCGGGGATTCTGAAACACACAGTTGGTGATGGAGAGGTGGCATTTGACTGGAGAGGGAAAGTGTCTTCTGCAAAAGTAGAAAGAGCTGACGACCAAGAAGAGAAATTGTGTGATTTGTCGTACTTCATTGAGCCAGTTAGATGGATGGCTAAATCCGTCCAGGAGCTGGAAGGAAAGCTGAACTGTCCTAAGTGTAGTTGTAAGATTGGCTCCTTTATCTGGTATGGGGAGAGGTGTCCGTGTGGGGCATGGGTTGCTCCTGCCTTCCACATCCAGACTGCCAAAGTGGATATGTGTAAACCTAGAATTGTTCCTACCAGATGA